A part of Asterias rubens chromosome 14, eAstRub1.3, whole genome shotgun sequence genomic DNA contains:
- the LOC117299393 gene encoding U11/U12 small nuclear ribonucleoprotein 35 kDa protein-like, translating into MESGARWEPLVCVYCPLKAGSIDGTDTRPHDRAVERAIKAIYKPNKKVQGDPECTLFIGRLDTMTSQDQLNKIFSKYGDIVRLRLVRDIVTGMSKQYAFIEYSKHRYAMRARIEANHMALDGRDLLVDWECERTLSKWIPRRLGGGFGGRKESGQLRFGGTDRPHRKPIIVSQQHHSRGEVLDKGNERWRERNPDRYRDDRSTGYRAMSRHDRRKGDDRDGGSYYDRHRGGHEERSTHRDRDRNRGEHEGRSTHRDRGEHGERSPHRHRDGDRDKGEHGERSPHRDRGEHGERSPHRHRDGDRDRGEHGERSAHTDRDKDRHKERSRSNNEQSTVAGGNDVSNSNIKTESECVVNMPRLLNTRNTLDPDIKIKQEKD; encoded by the exons ATGGAGTCTGGTGCCCGATGGGAGCCTCTTGTTTGTGTATACTGTCCACTGAAAGCTGGGAGCATTGATGGTACAGATACTAGACCTCATGATAGAGCAGTTGAAAGAGCCATCAAG GCTATCTACAAGCCCAATAAGAAAGTACAAGGTGACCCAGAGTGTACACTTTTCATTGGGAGGTTAGATACAATGACATCTCAAGACCAACTCAATAAG ATCTTCTCCAAGTATGGTGACATCGTTAGATTACGCTTAGTCCGAGACATAGTGACTGGGATGTCCAAACAGTATGCCTTCATTGAGTACAGTAAGCACAGGTATGCAATGAGAGCTCGGATTGAGGCCAATCACATGGCGCTAGATGGACGGGATCTACTAGTTGATTGGGAATGTGAACGCACCTTGTCAAAATGGATTCCTAGAAGACTGG GAGGTGGATTTGGTGGCAGGAAAGAATCTGGTCAACTTCGCTTTGGAGGTACAGATAGGCCCCACCGGAAGCCAATCATTGTGAGTCAACAGCACCACAGTAGAGGTGAGGTACTAGACAAAGGTAATGAGAGGTGGAGAGAAAGAAACCCTGACAGGTATAGAGATGATCGATCTACTGGATACAGAGCCATGAGTAGACATGATAGAAGAAAAGGTGATGACAGAGATGGTGGTAGTTACTATGATAGACACCGAGGGGGACATGAGGAGAGGTCTACCCACAGAGACAGAGATAGAAATAGAGGGGAACATGAGGGGAGGTCAACCCACAGAGACAGAGGGGAACATGGTGAGAGGTCTCCCCACAGACACAGAGACGGAGATAGAGACAAAGGGGAACATGGTGAGAGGTCTCCCCATAGAGACAGAGGGGAGCATGGTGAAAGGTCTCCCCACAGACACAGAGACGGAGATAGAGACAGAGGGGAACATGGCGAGAGGTCTGCTCACACAGACAGAGACAAAGATCGTCACAAAGAAAGAAGTAGAAGCAATAATGAGCAGAGCACAGTGGCAGGAGGGAATGATGTTTCAAACTCTAACATTAAGACAGAGAGTGAGTGTGTTGTCAACATGCCAAGACTGCTGAATACAAGAAACACTCTGGATCCTGATATTAAGATTAAACAGGAAAAAGACTGA